In one Pseudodesulfovibrio tunisiensis genomic region, the following are encoded:
- a CDS encoding Crp/Fnr family transcriptional regulator, which produces MPATPFDPSDPAHADAARTIRAFSRLSDSQLAQIMVLGELCDYARGEDVITQGQSDKRIFFLLHGDLKVLVDGVEVARVETPGEVFGEMGVVDPAPRSATIRAADETACLSLDLGFLDSLKSPVREAVQALFFKIFYEILAGRLREANEKVADLEMQAAVLENCKFD; this is translated from the coding sequence ATGCCCGCCACGCCGTTCGACCCGTCCGATCCCGCGCATGCGGATGCAGCGCGAACCATCCGCGCCTTTTCCCGACTCTCCGACAGCCAGCTCGCCCAGATCATGGTCCTCGGTGAACTGTGCGACTATGCCCGAGGCGAGGATGTGATCACGCAGGGACAAAGCGACAAACGCATCTTCTTTCTGCTGCACGGCGATCTCAAGGTGCTGGTGGACGGCGTCGAAGTGGCGCGCGTGGAAACCCCGGGCGAAGTGTTCGGGGAGATGGGCGTGGTGGACCCGGCCCCGCGCTCCGCCACCATTCGCGCTGCGGACGAGACCGCATGCCTGAGCCTCGACCTCGGTTTTCTCGACTCGCTGAAAAGTCCGGTTCGAGAGGCTGTCCAAGCGTTGTTCTTCAAGATTTTCTATGAGATACTGGCCGGACGGCTGCGCGAGGCCAATGAAAAGGTCGCGGACCTGGAAATGCAGGCCGCAGTATTGGAAAACTGCAAATTCGATTAG
- the pgm gene encoding phosphoglucomutase (alpha-D-glucose-1,6-bisphosphate-dependent), with amino-acid sequence MALHKLAGKPAPLSILENIPRLVSAYYTETPDPEIPSQRVSFGTSGHRGSSLDRSFNEEHILAVCQAICEYRKAQGTDGPLFLGMDTHALSEPALITALEVFAANSVEVRYQTDRGYTPTPVISHAILTWNRGRTAGLADGVIITPSHNPPRDGGIKYNPPHGGPAGPEATTPIQDRANDLLANGLSGVCRIPADRAFRTDCVRAHDYVRPYVDDLENVVDMEAIRAHGLRLGVDPLGGSGVDFWDPIAERYGLDITVVNRRIDPAFAFMTVDRDGKIRMDCSSPHAMQSLIRHKDEFDIAFGNDPDYDRHGIVTRSSGLLNPNHYLAVAVDYLFRNRPGWGRNVAVGKTLVSSSMIDRVADGLGRDLREVPVGFKWFVDGLLDGSYGFGGEESAGASFLRKDGTVWTTDKDGIILDLLSAEITARTSRDPGELYARLEAEYGSPIYERMDAPASPEQKAAFRALTPDMVSANTLAGDQILARLTRAPGNDAPIGGLKVTTEHGWFAARPSGTEAIYKIYAESFKGREHLTRIQEEAQAIVGAAFASAGV; translated from the coding sequence ATGGCCCTGCACAAGCTCGCGGGAAAACCCGCGCCCCTGTCCATTCTGGAAAACATTCCCCGGCTCGTTTCCGCCTACTACACGGAGACGCCGGACCCGGAAATCCCGAGCCAGCGCGTCTCCTTCGGCACATCCGGGCACCGGGGCTCGTCTCTGGACCGCTCCTTCAACGAAGAGCACATTCTGGCCGTGTGTCAGGCCATCTGCGAATACCGCAAGGCGCAGGGCACGGACGGCCCCCTGTTTCTGGGCATGGACACCCACGCCCTGTCCGAACCGGCGCTGATCACGGCCCTTGAAGTCTTCGCGGCCAACAGCGTGGAAGTGCGCTATCAGACGGACCGGGGCTACACCCCCACGCCCGTGATCTCCCACGCCATCCTGACATGGAACCGTGGCAGGACCGCGGGACTGGCCGACGGCGTGATCATCACCCCGTCCCACAACCCGCCCCGGGACGGCGGCATCAAGTACAATCCGCCCCACGGCGGTCCGGCAGGCCCGGAAGCCACCACGCCCATTCAGGACCGGGCCAACGATCTGCTCGCAAATGGTCTGTCCGGCGTATGCCGCATTCCGGCGGACCGGGCGTTCAGGACCGATTGCGTCAGAGCGCACGACTATGTCCGGCCCTATGTGGATGATCTGGAAAACGTGGTGGACATGGAGGCAATCCGCGCCCACGGCCTGCGTCTGGGCGTGGACCCGCTGGGCGGATCGGGTGTGGATTTCTGGGACCCCATCGCGGAACGGTACGGGCTGGACATCACCGTGGTGAACCGCCGCATCGACCCGGCCTTTGCATTCATGACCGTGGACAGGGACGGAAAAATCCGCATGGACTGCTCCTCGCCCCATGCCATGCAGTCCCTGATCCGACACAAGGACGAATTCGACATCGCATTCGGCAACGACCCGGATTACGACAGGCACGGCATCGTGACCCGCAGCTCCGGCCTGCTCAATCCCAACCACTATCTTGCCGTGGCCGTGGACTACCTGTTCCGCAACCGCCCGGGCTGGGGCCGGAACGTGGCCGTGGGCAAAACCCTGGTTTCCAGCTCCATGATCGACCGCGTTGCCGACGGCCTTGGCCGCGACCTGCGCGAGGTGCCCGTGGGCTTCAAATGGTTCGTGGACGGCCTGCTGGACGGCTCGTACGGATTCGGCGGCGAGGAATCCGCCGGAGCCAGTTTCCTGCGCAAGGATGGCACGGTCTGGACCACGGACAAGGACGGCATCATTCTGGACCTGCTCTCAGCGGAAATCACGGCGCGCACAAGCCGCGATCCCGGTGAACTTTACGCCCGGCTGGAGGCCGAGTACGGCTCGCCGATCTACGAACGCATGGACGCGCCCGCCAGTCCGGAGCAGAAGGCCGCATTCAGGGCCCTGACCCCGGACATGGTCAGCGCGAACACGCTGGCCGGAGACCAGATACTGGCCCGTCTGACCCGCGCCCCGGGCAATGACGCGCCCATCGGCGGACTCAAGGTCACGACCGAACACGGCTGGTTCGCAGCCCGGCCATCCGGCACCGAGGCCATTTACAAGATATACGCGGAATCCTTCAAGGGCAGGGAACATCTGACCCGAATTCAGGAAGAGGCACAGGCCATTGTCGGCGCAGCCTTTGCCAGCGCCGGAGTCTGA
- a CDS encoding YceI family protein, producing MDINDLERLTLEQVREFAARRDGLLVDTLVPEHHAARHIPGAVNACVYEMVFLDTMDGLGAERDTPIVLYGAGEDSLDCFTAAEKLMRAGFTNLAVFPGGLEAWQQAGLPLEGTDPDGVEPPHPPLVTEHRPYRLVPGESVIRWTGRNHNGGHRGTLMFAEGVLEFGDEPSGSFIMDMTSIANEDLEGDELQPVLLDHLASDDFFFSRLFPRATFTVTRLKLALDAPTRPNAMMQGNLELRGISNEIAFPAHVRNVENGRIAVLGNLDFDRTQWGVIYGSGRFFQHLGYHVVYDFISLDFRMVLE from the coding sequence ATGGACATCAATGATCTGGAACGGCTGACTCTGGAACAGGTCCGGGAATTCGCGGCTCGCAGGGATGGGCTGCTGGTGGATACCCTTGTCCCGGAACATCATGCGGCGCGGCATATTCCCGGGGCCGTGAACGCCTGCGTATACGAAATGGTGTTTCTGGACACCATGGACGGGCTGGGCGCGGAACGGGACACGCCCATTGTGCTGTACGGGGCGGGCGAGGATTCCCTCGACTGTTTCACGGCTGCGGAAAAGCTGATGCGTGCCGGGTTCACGAATCTGGCCGTGTTCCCGGGCGGGCTCGAAGCGTGGCAACAGGCCGGGCTGCCTCTGGAGGGAACCGACCCGGACGGCGTGGAGCCGCCGCATCCTCCGCTGGTCACGGAGCATCGGCCCTATCGGCTCGTGCCCGGGGAGAGCGTGATCCGCTGGACCGGACGCAATCACAACGGAGGCCATCGGGGAACGCTGATGTTTGCCGAAGGCGTGCTGGAATTCGGGGACGAGCCGTCCGGTTCGTTCATCATGGACATGACCTCCATTGCAAACGAGGATCTGGAAGGCGATGAACTCCAGCCCGTGCTGCTGGATCATCTGGCTTCGGACGATTTCTTCTTTTCCCGGCTGTTTCCCCGGGCCACGTTTACCGTGACCCGGCTCAAGCTGGCGCTGGACGCGCCGACCCGGCCCAACGCCATGATGCAGGGCAACCTTGAATTGCGCGGCATTTCGAACGAAATCGCGTTTCCCGCTCATGTCCGCAATGTGGAGAACGGCAGGATCGCGGTGCTGGGCAATCTGGATTTCGACCGCACCCAATGGGGCGTGATCTACGGATCGGGCCGGTTCTTCCAGCATCTGGGGTATCACGTGGTCTATGATTTCATTTCGCTGGATTTTCGGATGGTGCTGGAATAG
- a CDS encoding substrate-binding periplasmic protein has product MRLFSCLTWVVAAAFLSLAPCPARAGEPVVLAADVWCPYTCEKGLGQDGFAVDMAREIFEAAGFEVEYRVMSWRRALTEATNGYIDGVIGADRSEAHWLIYPEEELGSTAGDFFVLKSNPWRYAGTSSLVGVRLALVAGYGIHPDIVEFLQRRGREALVQYTVSQNPLEENLRKLVAGRVDAILDDRTAILYEADRLGVRDLIEYAGSDDVSENLYVAFSDKSPRSRELARIWDRGVRKLRASGRLKAILVRYGLRDWK; this is encoded by the coding sequence ATGCGCCTTTTCTCTTGTCTGACATGGGTTGTCGCGGCAGCCTTTCTTTCTCTTGCCCCTTGTCCGGCCCGGGCAGGGGAGCCTGTCGTGCTGGCCGCGGATGTCTGGTGCCCCTATACCTGTGAAAAGGGATTGGGGCAGGACGGCTTTGCCGTGGACATGGCACGCGAGATATTCGAAGCAGCCGGATTCGAGGTGGAGTATCGGGTCATGTCCTGGCGAAGAGCCTTGACCGAAGCCACCAACGGCTACATCGACGGCGTGATCGGCGCGGACAGGTCCGAGGCACACTGGCTGATCTATCCGGAAGAGGAACTCGGTTCCACTGCCGGGGATTTCTTCGTGCTCAAGTCCAATCCGTGGCGGTATGCGGGCACCTCGTCTCTTGTGGGCGTGCGTCTGGCTCTGGTGGCCGGGTACGGCATCCATCCCGATATTGTCGAGTTTCTTCAACGGCGCGGCCGGGAAGCGCTGGTGCAGTATACGGTGAGTCAGAATCCGCTTGAGGAAAACCTCCGCAAGCTGGTTGCCGGGCGCGTGGATGCCATTCTGGATGACCGAACCGCCATACTGTACGAGGCCGATAGATTGGGAGTCCGCGATCTCATCGAATATGCCGGGTCCGATGACGTGTCTGAAAATTTGTACGTGGCTTTCAGCGACAAGTCGCCACGTTCCCGGGAACTGGCCCGCATCTGGGACAGGGGCGTGCGCAAGCTGCGCGCTTCCGGTCGTCTCAAGGCCATTCTTGTCCGCTACGGCCTGCGCGACTGGAAATAA
- a CDS encoding UPF0489 family protein has product MAGQWLVPFKGRNHSHVVNLNFLWREGNVCIMDNHRAAMWCWLEYLHGGTSLSLLHVDRHYDALFSEIDYAHYRKLDLPGMSVDEYLNAGYDSDFFTIIPLFRWDNYLGLFMKAFGDRIDQWAFATHGRGQRPELAPITEYLPWDFPDRSVCRDGEWLLNVDLDYFFCKTADGSREYLFSEACMRDFFLWIREMLDSGRARCLTMSLSPECCGGWEPAEQACALACSCLGLDFRLA; this is encoded by the coding sequence ATGGCCGGGCAATGGCTTGTTCCGTTCAAGGGCAGAAATCATTCCCATGTGGTGAATCTGAATTTCCTCTGGCGTGAGGGCAATGTCTGCATCATGGACAACCATCGTGCGGCCATGTGGTGCTGGCTGGAATATCTGCACGGCGGCACCTCCCTTTCCCTGCTTCATGTGGATCGCCACTACGACGCGCTCTTTTCCGAAATCGATTATGCCCACTATCGGAAGCTCGACCTGCCCGGCATGTCCGTGGACGAGTATCTGAACGCCGGATACGATTCGGATTTCTTCACGATCATTCCCCTGTTTCGCTGGGACAACTACCTCGGCCTGTTCATGAAGGCGTTCGGCGATCGCATCGACCAATGGGCCTTTGCCACGCACGGCAGGGGCCAGCGGCCCGAACTGGCCCCCATCACGGAGTATCTGCCCTGGGATTTCCCGGACCGGTCCGTGTGCCGGGACGGGGAGTGGCTGCTCAATGTCGATCTGGACTATTTCTTTTGCAAAACCGCGGATGGTTCCCGGGAATATCTCTTTTCCGAGGCTTGCATGCGTGATTTCTTCCTGTGGATTCGGGAAATGCTGGATTCGGGGCGCGCCCGGTGCCTGACCATGAGTCTTTCCCCGGAATGCTGCGGCGGCTGGGAACCTGCTGAACAGGCCTGTGCTCTTGCGTGTTCCTGTCTTGGTCTCGATTTTCGTCTTGCCTGA
- a CDS encoding Na+/H+ antiporter NhaC family protein: MNQPTTPRGSALLPLLLFLALFIGTGAVLTAQGVKMAFYQLSAAVAILPAIALALIMGKGKLNQKINIFLKGVGDINIVTMCVIYLLAGGFAAVAKSIGGVDATVNLGLAFIPAQFVLPGLFVIAAFVSTAMGTSMGTIAAIAPIAAGVAQQTDISSAMLMGTILGGAMFGDNLSMISDTTIAATRTQGCDMSDKFKMNVRIVTPAAIAAIIMLIILGASGGVTHTGDWEFIRVVPYLVILGLAVAGVNVFVVLSTGIVLAGAVGLFVLPDYSLLKMSQDIYNGFTGMHEILVLSMLVGGLGELIRFNGGLQWMLEKITSMANRAGNGNTRRSGELGISSLVTFADACTANNTVAIILSGGLAKEIAKDTGVDPRRSASLLDIFSCIVQGLVPYAAQVLLAGSIGGISPVTVAANNWYCLILAVISLIAIFTGWPKVKTAK, translated from the coding sequence ATGAACCAGCCTACTACCCCGCGAGGCAGCGCCCTGCTCCCCCTGCTGCTGTTCCTCGCCCTGTTCATCGGCACGGGAGCGGTGCTCACCGCCCAAGGCGTCAAAATGGCGTTCTACCAACTCTCGGCAGCCGTGGCCATTCTCCCGGCCATCGCCCTTGCCCTGATCATGGGCAAAGGCAAGCTGAACCAGAAGATCAACATCTTTCTCAAGGGCGTCGGCGACATCAACATCGTGACCATGTGCGTGATCTACCTTCTGGCGGGCGGGTTCGCAGCCGTGGCCAAATCCATCGGCGGAGTGGATGCCACGGTCAACCTCGGTCTGGCCTTCATCCCGGCCCAGTTCGTGCTGCCCGGCCTGTTCGTGATCGCGGCCTTCGTGTCCACGGCCATGGGCACCTCCATGGGCACCATCGCGGCCATCGCCCCCATTGCCGCCGGAGTCGCCCAACAGACCGACATTTCCAGCGCCATGCTCATGGGCACGATCCTCGGCGGCGCCATGTTCGGCGACAACCTTTCCATGATTTCCGACACCACCATCGCCGCCACCCGCACGCAGGGCTGCGACATGAGCGACAAGTTCAAGATGAACGTGCGCATTGTCACACCCGCTGCCATCGCCGCGATCATCATGCTCATCATCCTTGGTGCGTCCGGCGGCGTGACGCACACCGGCGACTGGGAATTCATCCGCGTGGTCCCCTATCTGGTCATCCTCGGACTGGCCGTGGCCGGTGTGAACGTGTTCGTGGTGCTCTCCACGGGCATTGTGCTGGCCGGAGCCGTGGGCCTGTTCGTGCTGCCGGACTATTCCCTGCTCAAGATGTCGCAGGACATCTACAACGGCTTTACCGGCATGCATGAAATCCTGGTCCTGTCCATGCTCGTGGGCGGTCTGGGCGAACTCATCCGCTTCAACGGCGGCCTCCAGTGGATGCTGGAAAAGATCACGTCCATGGCCAACCGGGCCGGAAACGGCAATACCCGACGCTCCGGCGAACTGGGCATTTCCTCTCTGGTCACCTTTGCGGACGCATGTACCGCGAACAACACGGTTGCCATCATCCTGTCAGGCGGCCTTGCCAAGGAAATCGCCAAGGACACGGGCGTGGACCCGCGCCGCAGCGCCAGTCTGCTCGACATCTTCTCCTGCATCGTGCAGGGCCTCGTGCCCTACGCAGCGCAGGTGCTCCTCGCCGGGTCCATCGGCGGAATCTCACCGGTCACCGTGGCTGCCAACAACTGGTATTGCCTGATTCTGGCCGTCATCTCCCTCATCGCCATCTTCACCGGCTGGCCCAAGGTCAAGACCGCAAAATAG
- a CDS encoding TOBE domain-containing protein has translation MNKPNSRLLPNNVFTVPKNVLLLAPEQIGALAQAFTAWRDAAVRADHLRSRERLRLVFQLLRHTGARLGEVLGLDDRTDMDLDRGMILIGKGSNRREVPIPQRLARELRRVLESPLAAGYSGDFLHADQGLVRRTFYARADECGVPRELATARVLRNTRAVEMLRSGVPLAVVQTVLGRSPAELKGMLQQYSGQDAAFIVRRLALGDMSGRTSARNSFYCRVTGIARDAVMAEVRMESKQGDALCAVITTESLHSLGLEQGVPVVATVKAPLISVQKPFSEKHSSRRNTLVACVTKVRASKAITEISALTNQGQDLCALVSASTAHEFELAPGDQAVFTFKALSVVLNTL, from the coding sequence ATGAACAAACCGAACTCCCGTCTTTTGCCGAACAACGTGTTCACGGTTCCGAAGAACGTGCTCTTGCTCGCTCCGGAACAGATTGGCGCGTTGGCTCAGGCGTTTACGGCATGGCGCGATGCGGCTGTGCGTGCCGACCATTTGCGGTCCCGGGAACGGCTGCGACTTGTTTTCCAGTTGTTGCGTCATACCGGAGCCCGATTGGGCGAGGTCCTTGGTCTGGATGATCGCACGGACATGGATCTGGATCGGGGCATGATTCTGATCGGCAAGGGCAGCAACAGGCGCGAGGTGCCCATTCCCCAGCGTTTGGCGCGGGAATTGCGTCGGGTGCTGGAAAGCCCGCTTGCCGCCGGATATTCCGGGGATTTTCTGCATGCGGATCAGGGACTGGTCCGGCGGACCTTTTATGCCCGTGCCGACGAGTGCGGCGTGCCGCGCGAATTGGCGACCGCGCGTGTGCTGCGCAATACCCGCGCCGTGGAAATGCTGCGCAGCGGAGTGCCCCTTGCCGTTGTTCAGACCGTGCTCGGCAGGTCGCCTGCGGAACTCAAGGGCATGCTGCAACAGTATTCCGGTCAGGATGCGGCGTTCATCGTGCGCCGTCTGGCGCTCGGTGACATGTCCGGCCGCACCAGTGCGCGCAATTCCTTCTACTGCCGGGTTACCGGGATCGCCCGGGATGCGGTCATGGCCGAGGTGCGCATGGAGAGCAAGCAGGGCGATGCGCTCTGTGCCGTGATCACCACGGAAAGCCTGCATTCCCTCGGGCTTGAACAGGGCGTTCCGGTCGTGGCCACGGTCAAGGCTCCGCTCATTTCCGTGCAGAAACCGTTCTCCGAAAAGCATTCCAGCCGCCGAAACACCCTGGTTGCCTGCGTGACCAAGGTCCGTGCCAGCAAGGCCATTACCGAGATTTCCGCGCTCACCAATCAGGGGCAGGACCTGTGCGCGCTGGTTTCGGCCAGCACGGCCCATGAATTCGAGCTTGCCCCCGGGGATCAGGCCGTATTCACCTTCAAGGCGCTTTCCGTAGTCCTCAACACACTCTAG
- the modA gene encoding molybdate ABC transporter substrate-binding protein, protein MKRLASLILAVMLLLPQAASAADLLVAQAANFMPAMKEIIPAFEKQTGLTVQATYASTGKLYGQIVNGAPFDLFLAADQRRPAKLFKDGLAAEPFVYAKGQVVLWTMKKELCAKPWTEILKDDSVRKVAIANTETAPYGTSAMKALQTEGLWDSLQSRLVYGQSIAQVFQFASTGAADAGLCAFSSVFTDQGRKGAYVVVDKAPEVIQAACVLKNAPHAEAVAKFVDFLNTDEVKAIKSKYGYK, encoded by the coding sequence ATGAAACGCTTGGCTTCCCTGATTCTGGCAGTGATGCTGCTCCTGCCACAGGCCGCTTCCGCAGCCGACCTGCTCGTGGCGCAGGCCGCCAACTTCATGCCCGCCATGAAGGAAATCATTCCCGCCTTCGAAAAACAGACCGGACTCACGGTGCAGGCCACCTATGCCTCCACGGGCAAGCTCTACGGCCAGATCGTGAACGGTGCGCCCTTCGACCTGTTTCTGGCTGCGGACCAGCGCCGCCCGGCCAAGCTCTTCAAGGACGGCCTTGCCGCCGAGCCCTTTGTGTACGCCAAGGGTCAGGTCGTGCTCTGGACCATGAAAAAGGAACTGTGCGCCAAGCCCTGGACCGAAATCCTCAAGGACGATTCCGTGCGCAAGGTCGCCATTGCCAACACCGAGACCGCGCCCTACGGCACCTCGGCCATGAAGGCCCTCCAGACCGAAGGACTCTGGGATTCCCTCCAGTCCAGGCTCGTCTACGGCCAGTCCATTGCGCAGGTGTTCCAGTTCGCCTCCACGGGTGCGGCCGACGCGGGCCTGTGCGCATTCTCCTCGGTTTTCACGGATCAGGGCCGCAAGGGCGCGTATGTTGTGGTGGACAAGGCCCCGGAAGTCATTCAGGCCGCCTGCGTGCTCAAGAACGCGCCTCATGCCGAGGCTGTCGCCAAATTCGTCGATTTCCTGAACACGGATGAAGTCAAGGCCATCAAGAGCAAGTACGGATACAAATAG
- the modB gene encoding molybdate ABC transporter permease subunit encodes MIWEPFLLSAKLALWTMLIIPIVAAPVAALLAYARFPGKSAVDALVSLPMVLPPTVLGFGLLVVLGPQGVIGSSWEAATGGRLVFSFAGILLASLVFNLPFAVQPLRASFEKLDPRLLENAAILGLTPAQTFLRVVLPNCIGGLAAASILVFAHSLGEFGVILMVGGSIPGQTKVASIAIFEAVEALRFDDAFRMSAALVPISFAVLLVINKLNRRRS; translated from the coding sequence ATGATCTGGGAACCGTTTCTTCTCTCGGCCAAACTGGCCCTGTGGACAATGTTGATCATTCCGATAGTCGCCGCGCCCGTGGCCGCCTTGCTGGCCTACGCCCGGTTTCCGGGCAAGAGCGCGGTGGACGCTCTGGTGTCCCTGCCCATGGTTCTGCCGCCCACTGTGCTGGGCTTCGGACTCCTTGTGGTTCTGGGACCCCAGGGCGTCATCGGTTCCTCGTGGGAAGCTGCCACGGGCGGCAGGCTGGTATTCAGCTTTGCCGGTATCCTGCTGGCCTCCCTCGTGTTCAACCTGCCCTTTGCGGTCCAGCCCCTGAGAGCATCCTTTGAAAAGCTCGACCCCAGACTGCTGGAAAATGCGGCCATTCTCGGCCTCACCCCGGCCCAGACGTTTCTGCGCGTGGTCCTGCCGAACTGCATCGGCGGTCTGGCTGCGGCGTCCATTCTGGTGTTCGCCCACAGTCTGGGCGAATTCGGCGTGATCCTCATGGTGGGCGGGTCCATCCCGGGCCAGACCAAGGTCGCGTCCATCGCCATCTTCGAGGCCGTGGAAGCCCTGCGCTTCGACGACGCGTTCCGCATGTCCGCAGCACTGGTACCCATCAGCTTTGCGGTTCTTCTGGTCATCAACAAACTGAATCGGAGGCGGTCATGA
- a CDS encoding ATP-binding cassette domain-containing protein, producing the protein MTLSVAVRKQLSHFDLNVNFQCRAGNLTAIVGPSGAGKTTLIRMIAGLERPDAGRICLGNTCWVDTATNAFLPARKRGLGLVFQEYTLFPHLTVRRNVAFAATNMERVDSLMNLFGIRHLADKRPDQISGGERQRAAFCQALAREPVLLLLDEPFSALDAATRRKLRAELRDLKSELDIPVLHVTHDLEEAEYLGDDIIAVDHGQVSPNWFDCQMRIAHAMYSQPAMENSL; encoded by the coding sequence ATGACCCTGTCCGTGGCAGTTCGCAAACAGCTTTCCCATTTCGATCTGAACGTGAACTTCCAGTGCCGGGCCGGCAATCTCACGGCCATCGTGGGCCCGTCCGGCGCGGGCAAGACCACGCTCATCCGCATGATCGCGGGGCTGGAGCGGCCGGACGCCGGACGCATCTGCCTTGGCAACACCTGCTGGGTGGACACGGCTACCAATGCCTTCCTTCCGGCACGCAAACGCGGGCTGGGGCTGGTGTTTCAGGAATATACCCTGTTCCCGCACCTCACCGTGCGCAGAAACGTGGCCTTTGCCGCCACGAACATGGAACGCGTGGACAGCCTCATGAACCTGTTCGGCATCCGCCACCTCGCGGACAAGCGGCCGGATCAGATTTCCGGCGGCGAACGTCAGCGCGCGGCATTTTGTCAGGCGCTGGCCCGCGAACCCGTGCTCCTGCTTCTGGACGAACCCTTCTCTGCTCTGGACGCGGCCACGCGCCGCAAACTGCGCGCGGAACTGCGCGACCTCAAGAGCGAACTGGACATCCCGGTGCTGCATGTGACCCACGATCTGGAGGAAGCCGAATATCTGGGCGACGACATCATTGCCGTGGACCATGGTCAGGTTTCCCCGAACTGGTTCGACTGCCAGATGCGCATTGCGCACGCCATGTACTCCCAACCCGCAATGGAGAATTCCCTGTGA
- the modA gene encoding molybdate ABC transporter substrate-binding protein, with the protein MKKILCLTFVFLLAAGSAFASDQAVLAAGGGYKKMVNALARAYTAETGNSLQLVYGNMGRVTAQARNSGAVDLVIGADFFLTRAQLDFSEEMKLGRGKLVLAWSKSFKGGIDPAAMLESAAAKRVATPDPHKAIYGRAAAQYLKHTGLDARVGDRLVEVAAIPQVFSYLSLNEVDLGFMNLTHTLNVLDSLGGYVVIPDETYKPIFIMAGQLANASHPKQAQDFYRFLKTDKAQKIIRANGL; encoded by the coding sequence GTGAAAAAGATACTCTGCCTGACCTTCGTCTTCCTGCTCGCGGCCGGTTCCGCCTTTGCCTCGGATCAGGCCGTGCTCGCGGCGGGCGGCGGCTACAAGAAAATGGTCAATGCCCTTGCCAGGGCCTATACGGCCGAGACCGGGAACAGCCTGCAACTCGTGTACGGCAACATGGGCCGGGTCACGGCTCAGGCCAGGAACAGCGGGGCCGTCGATCTGGTCATTGGCGCGGACTTCTTCCTGACCCGCGCCCAGCTCGATTTCAGCGAGGAAATGAAACTCGGACGCGGCAAGCTGGTTCTGGCCTGGTCCAAATCCTTCAAGGGCGGAATCGATCCCGCGGCAATGCTCGAATCCGCAGCCGCCAAACGCGTGGCCACACCCGATCCGCACAAGGCCATCTACGGTCGCGCAGCCGCCCAGTACCTGAAGCATACCGGACTCGACGCCCGAGTCGGAGACCGTCTCGTGGAAGTCGCAGCCATCCCGCAGGTCTTTTCCTATCTGAGCCTCAACGAGGTGGATCTCGGGTTCATGAATCTGACGCACACCCTGAACGTGCTCGATTCCCTCGGCGGCTACGTGGTGATTCCCGACGAAACGTACAAGCCCATCTTCATCATGGCCGGACAGCTTGCCAATGCATCCCACCCGAAGCAGGCACAGGATTTCTACCGCTTTCTGAAGACGGACAAGGCGCAGAAGATCATCCGGGCCAACGGACTGTAG
- a CDS encoding molybdate ABC transporter permease subunit, with amino-acid sequence MDWLGIIQAPSTIGPVLLTLKVLAVAGSIILVLGLLAAYYLAHGKSWMRSAVDFLVTLPLVFPPIATGFALLLLLGRDSAFARATGLELVFSFHGVVLASVVAGLPLMVKPVEAALRGRGKQLAEAAYVLGKNEWQTFVLVLLPNIRRSVIAGWLLALGRSLGEVGMTLMLGGNVIGKTNTLSLEIYNAVFSGEFDRAIVLSCLIGVMSLGVFVALKRMSAV; translated from the coding sequence GTGGACTGGCTGGGAATCATTCAGGCTCCGAGCACCATCGGTCCGGTTCTGCTCACCCTCAAGGTGCTGGCAGTGGCCGGATCGATCATCCTTGTCCTCGGCCTGCTTGCGGCGTATTATCTGGCGCACGGCAAATCGTGGATGCGGTCGGCAGTGGATTTTCTGGTCACCCTGCCTCTGGTGTTCCCGCCCATTGCCACGGGTTTCGCCCTGCTCCTGCTGCTGGGCAGGGACAGCGCCTTTGCCCGGGCCACGGGACTGGAGCTGGTGTTCAGCTTTCACGGGGTTGTTCTGGCCTCGGTGGTGGCCGGACTGCCCCTGATGGTCAAGCCGGTGGAAGCCGCCCTGCGCGGCCGTGGAAAACAGCTTGCCGAGGCCGCCTATGTTCTCGGCAAGAACGAATGGCAGACGTTCGTGCTGGTACTGCTCCCGAACATCCGGCGCAGCGTGATCGCGGGCTGGCTGCTGGCTCTGGGCCGCAGCCTCGGCGAAGTGGGCATGACCCTGATGCTCGGCGGCAACGTGATCGGCAAGACCAACACCCTGTCTCTGGAAATCTACAACGCCGTGTTCAGCGGCGAGTTCGACAGGGCCATTGTCCTGTCGTGCCTGATAGGCGTGATGTCCCTCGGCGTGTTTGTCGCGCTCAAGCGGATGTCCGCAGTGTAA